Proteins encoded within one genomic window of Gasterosteus aculeatus chromosome 18, fGasAcu3.hap1.1, whole genome shotgun sequence:
- the slc2a12 gene encoding solute carrier family 2, facilitated glucose transporter member 12 — MDPTSETKNLTSNPSETQTVEQQRSTGVSWLLLAAAGAASLSGLMLGYEMGLTSGVLLQLRGLLSLTCRQQELLVSSHLLGALLICLAGGPVLDRYGRRCSLLLSAALVVGGSVVLMASSSLVAFTLGRVVVGMGTSLSGTAACLYIAEISPRERRGLLVTLYELMLVVGVMLGFSCSYAFAALPNGWAYTFGLVIPPALLQMAALVFLPPSPRFLVTRGKVQQARVVLARMRGGTEEHLEKELMDIRTGLKEESEHSFWELFSSKANLRSRLLTGVTLVFLQQATGQPNILSYASPLLRSVGFDSDAAATLASTGFGVVKVVGTIPAVLLVDSVGPRSFLCGGAVAMGTSLVALGALTLQSHTNLSSLCKSHTGSNRTHAPWDLNETAAQLGSGDIFATDPPHRWNSEESLRADREDGGVGGASGRGSSLLKWASLISLLVYVAAFSVSLGPMVYVVLSEIFPMGVRGRAVSVVSAVNWATNLLISMTFLTATEKIGVANMMFLYAAMSFVLLLFVIFCVPDTKGRTLEEISKELAEK, encoded by the exons ATGGATCCCACCAGTGAGACCAAGAACTTGACCTCCAACCCCTCTGAGACCCAGACAGTGGAGCAACAAAGAAGCACAG GTGTCAGCTGGCTGCTGCTGGCAGCGGCCGGGGCGGCGTCCCTGAGCGGCCTGATGCTGGGCTACGAAATGGGCCTGACCTCCGgtgtcctgctgcagctgcggggcctcctctccctcacctGCCGCCAACAAGAGCTGCTGGTCAGCTCGCACCTGCTCGGCGCCCTCCTCATCTGCCTGGCCGGGGGTCCCGTGTTGGACCGCTACGGCCGCCGCTGCTCCCTGCTCCTCAGCGCGGCGCTGGTGGTCGGGGGGAGCGTCGTGCTCATGGCGTCCAGCTCGCTCGTCGCGTTCACGCTGGGCCGGGTGGTGGTCGGCATGGGAACGTCGCTGTCGGGGACCGCGGCGTGCCTGTACATCGCCGAGATCTcgccgagggagaggaggggcctGCTGGTCACGCTGTACGAGCTGATGCTGGTCGTGGGCGTCATGCTGGGATTCAGCTGCAGCTACGCCTTCGCCGCTCTGCCCAACGGCTGGGCGTACACGTTTGGGCTGGTAATCCCCCCGGCGCTGCTGCAGATGGCCGCGCTGGTCTTCCTCCCGCCGAGTCCCCGCTTCCTGGTCACCCGGGGCAAAGTGCAGCAGGCCAGGGTGGTGCTGGCCAGGATGAGAGGCGGGACTGAGGAGCACTTGGAGAAGGAGCTCATGGACATCCGGACGGGACTCAAGGAGGAATCTGAGCACAGCTTCTGGGAGCTGTTCAGCTCCAAGGCCAACCTGCGCTCGCGGCTGCTCACGGGCGTGACCTTGGTGTTCCTGCAGCAGGCCACCGGTCAGCCCAACATCCTCTCCTACGCCTCGCCGCTCCTGCGCAGCGTGGGCTTCGACAGCGACGCCGCGGCCACCTTGGCGTCCACGGGCTTTGGGGTGGTGAAGGTGGTCGGCACCATCCCGGCCGTGCTGCTGGTGGACAGCGTGGGGCCCCGGAGCTTTCTGTGCGGGGGCGCCGTCGCCATGGGAACGTCGCTGGTGGCGCTGGGCGCGCTGACGCTGCAGAGCCACACTAACCTCAGCAGCCTGTGCAAGAGTCACACCGGGTCCAACCGCACGCACGCGCCGTGGGACCTGAACGAAACCGCCGCGCAGCTGGGAAGCGGCGACATCTTCGccactgaccccccccaccgGTGGAACAGCGAGGAGTCGCTACGCGCCGACCGAGAGGACGGCGGGGTCGGGGGGGCGTCGGGACGAGGGTCTTCCTTGCTGAAGTGGGCGTCACTGATCAGCCTGCTGGTGTACGTGGCGGCCTTCTCCGTAAGCCTCGGGCCAA TGGTCTACGTGGTTCTCAGTGAGATATTTCCGATGGGAGTCCGAGGCCGGGCAGTTTCCGTGGTGTCGGCTGTGAACTGGGCCACCAACCTGCTCATCTCCATGACCTTCCTCACagctacag aaAAGATCGGTGTGGCCAACATGATGTTCCTCTACGCCGCCATGAGCTTCGTTCTCCTGCTGTTCGTCATCTTCTGCGTCCCCGACACCAAAGGTCGCACGCTGGAGGAGATATCCAAAGAGCTGGCTGAGAAGTAG
- the tbpl1 gene encoding TATA box-binding protein-like 1 yields MEPGNDDALDIIITNVVATFRVRCHLNLRTIALEGTNVIYKPEIGKVLMKLRKPKITASIWSSGKIICTGATSEDDAKLGARRLARVLQKLGFKVRFSAFKVVNVLAVCSMPFGIQLVDFTIKNRPIASYEPELHPAATYRIKHIKATVQVFSTGSITVTGPNVQNVATAVEQIYPLLFECRKPKALCK; encoded by the exons ATGGAGCCCGGCAATGACGACGCACTCGATATCATCATCACCAACGTGGTGGCCACCTTCAGGGTCCGGTGCCACCTCAACCTGCGCACCATCGCCTTGGAGGGAACCAATGTCATCTATAAGCCCGAAATAGGG AAAGTGCTGATGAAGCTTCGGAAACCCAAAATCACAGCCTCGATCTGGTCCTCGGGGAAAATCATCTGCACCGGAGCGACAAG TGAGGATGACGCAAAGCTGGGTGCTCGCAGGTTAGCACGCGTTCTGCAGAAACTGGGCTTCAAG GTGAGGTTTTCCGCCTTCAAAGTGGTGAACGTCCTGGCCGTGTGCTCCATGCCGTTTGGGATCCAACTTGTAGACTTTACAATAAAAAACCGACCCATTGCCAG CTACGAACCAGAGCTCCATCCGGCTGCCACGTACAGGATCAAACACATAAAGGCCACGGTCCAGGTGTTCTCCACTGGCAGCATCACAGTCACAG GACCAAATGTGCAGAACGTGGCCACGGCCGTCGAGCAGATTTACCCGCTGCTGTTCGAGTGTCGGAAGCCAAAAGCCCTCTGCAAATAA